From a region of the Thermomicrobium roseum DSM 5159 genome:
- a CDS encoding ComEC/Rec2 family competence protein, which translates to MRRIMLLLLLLGILTGCLPVGRSPAGPTSEMTLAVLDVGQGLAVAIVTPDGHALVYDAGNSRQDAERVIIPFLRARGIERLDYAVLSHPDQDHVGGMPALLANFPVAAYVDPVLPSTNRAYAETLRLVAEKGIRPIRAERGLVLPLGEQVTARVLWPERPFLRAPDGTVSDNDNCVVLLVEYGAMRILLPGDLEERGEAELVTRDGEGLHADILVVGHHGSRTSSSEPFLAAVRPAVALISVGAGNPYGHPHRVTLDRLRRAGAQIYRTDRDGSVLVVTDGKQYEIRTERTRS; encoded by the coding sequence TGGGATCCTGACCGGCTGCCTGCCAGTCGGTCGTTCCCCTGCTGGCCCGACCAGCGAGATGACGCTGGCCGTTCTCGATGTCGGCCAGGGGCTAGCGGTCGCCATCGTGACGCCTGACGGACACGCCCTGGTGTACGATGCGGGGAACAGTCGCCAGGACGCTGAACGGGTGATCATCCCGTTCCTGCGCGCTCGTGGTATCGAGCGTCTCGACTACGCGGTCCTGAGCCATCCGGATCAGGACCATGTCGGTGGCATGCCGGCGCTCCTGGCGAACTTTCCCGTCGCTGCCTACGTCGATCCGGTCCTGCCCTCGACCAATCGTGCGTATGCCGAGACATTGCGCCTCGTCGCCGAAAAGGGGATACGCCCCATTCGGGCGGAACGCGGCCTGGTCCTGCCGCTCGGCGAGCAGGTCACTGCTCGCGTCCTCTGGCCCGAGCGCCCGTTCCTGCGAGCGCCAGACGGTACCGTGAGCGACAACGATAACTGTGTGGTGCTGCTCGTCGAGTACGGCGCCATGCGCATCCTGCTGCCTGGTGACCTCGAGGAGCGAGGAGAAGCCGAGCTCGTCACGCGCGACGGTGAAGGGCTCCATGCGGATATTCTGGTCGTCGGCCATCATGGCAGCCGAACGTCGTCGAGCGAACCGTTCCTCGCCGCGGTGCGGCCAGCTGTCGCTCTCATCTCGGTGGGAGCAGGAAATCCGTACGGACATCCCCATCGGGTAACACTCGACCGGCTGCGACGAGCTGGTGCCCAGATTTACCGGACCGATCGCGACGGCAGCGTCCTGGTCGTCACGGATGGGAAGCAGTACGAGATCCGGACAGAGAGGACACGATCATGA